The DNA segment TCCATAACATTGAAGAATTCTTACAATCATTGCAAGATATATTTAACTTCCAATCTACATTATGCTTACACATAGTTGTGTAATGAAAACAGATACATAACTTACAattggaagaaagaagaaaaagcagcAGACTTGATGAAGAATTCACAGAAATCACACTTACCTGATTGCCTGAGGAGCAATCTATAACAAACATTTAAAGAAAGTAAGATGCAGGGTTGAGTGTATGCACAAGAAACGGGCCGCTTACGGTCCGTAATGGGTTCAATTGGGCCTTACGaacaaaagtaagaaaatatTGAGCAAGTCTACACAATGGGAAAGCCCAATTTAGGCCGATTATGGGTCTCGATATGCCCATTGAGAATTGAGATAATAACCAAATGATTTTGAAACCTTGTTATACCGAACTCGCAACAGATGAAATAAACTAACACActcaaaaataaaacaaaaactatGAACAAGAATCCAAGAACCACTTCCAATGATTGCTTGCAAGAGACAAGATTCATAGCATACTCTATAGAACTACAAACAAGCATGGCAGGAACAAGAATGTAATTAGAAAAGCAGTTTTCGCATACCTTCCAATATTCTTGATGCACTTGTTAGTTCTATCAGTTCCACAATTCATGCACAGCTACACAAAATTCGCTGCAAAAGATGAACAGCTGATATCAAGATTCCGAAAACATTTTACATATGAGAAAGATGATCAATATTCTTATGATCTTATCTGAATTGTGATATTAAAAATATGCACAATTGCTTGGAGAGGCCGAAACAAGAGTAGCTGAGAATGGGTAAGGATAGTTTGCACAATCATAAGTAGTCATTTCTGCACTAAATGCGGGACATAAAACCTTATGATGTAATGATCATTAACTCAAAAACAAATCCTAAAGACAATTACAGAAATGCCTGAGCAACAATTCCAATCATAAAACCGTATAAATTAGTTTGCATGTTAGAGTTTGTTGATGCAGGAAATGCCTGAGCAACAATTCCAATGAGGCTGAAGACATTTCAGGATAGCAAACTCAACAATTCCAGTGAGGCTGAAGACATTTCAGGATAGCATACTCAACAATTCCAATGAGGCTGAAGGCATTTCAGTATAACATACACAAGTTTTGATTCTCTGAAGTCCATTCAACCTGCAAGCAAAGTGACACCTTCTTACATGCAAAAGAAATGGGTGAGTACCAAACCAATGGTAATCCTGATCAACACAAAAACTGGTCTTCCAAATTCCATTGAGGCCCCTGCATGCAAATATCACAATACATAACAGAAACATAAATGGAATCTTCCAATTAGCACACGAGCAAGTTTGCATAGAAACTCAACTGACAAGATAACAACTCCTTGAAGACATCCAAATCCATAAATCCGTGAAAACTCACCTAAAACAAATTATAGAAACAACACTTTGGCGTTTAAATTTTTTTCAGCTACTAAAATCATCAGAGCAAGTACTACTCCATGTAACTTCTCGTCATCTTTGGTGATGTATACATACTGCATAACTTGATCTGAAACATGGCTCTTTCACATTCACCCAACAACCAATAACCGATCCAGAATTAAGTTGGAGAGAATCCAAAAACCAGTTCAGAATCAATTTGCACAGAATTCAAATGTTCCTAAGATCCAAAATAATCTCCGTTGGACTGCTAAGCAGAATTTATAAAACCTGCAGTTCACATACAAACCAACAATACTGTGCCAAACACAATCAGAAAATGATTCGAGCAAACATTTAGTAAGACAAAACAAAGTCCGTTTATAATCAATGCTAAACTAGCTTGTCACATAAGAAGAATCTCACACCTCAATAGACTTTTAGAGAAGCCATAGGGGAATAATCTACCTTCATAGATCAGAGATTTCAAACAGGCAagggacttctgctttgcaacaaAGAACAGACTTTTCCATGAACCTTAATGAGTAAAACTGGAAGACATTTTGTGTTGGGCACTGCATAGACCTTCCAATTACAACATTACAACCATATGACACCAAAGGAATAATTCTTTCACTGGACTGCACCTCAGTAGCCAAGGCTGGTGGTTGATGTAAGACAGCTTGTTGTCAAGGAAAAAGGTGCCGAATCACTGCTCAGCTCCTGTTGAGAAATTCAAATGTGAGTTAGACCATCAGCTAAGCCCTTCTCATCctcctctgataccaaataaaagGGCTCATTTCCCTTCACACTCACCTGCTCTCAAAATATCAAGAAGCTCAGGAACTTTTTCTTTGTAAGGTAGAACAATCTTCTCCTGGAATTTTGTATTTGATAATTTCACAAAGTACGAAAACTTGCCCCGTCGAGTCCACAAGCCTTTCGTATTCAACATCTCCCAAACACGAAACCGAGGAATTACCCTCTTCTGCAGACTATATAGCAAGATAGTTGGGTGGGAGGCGATGAAGGAAGTGGTGTAACCGACCACGTTGATAAAAAAATCCACTTTTCTGCGCAACATATCGAGGGAGATGCCTAAGAAGGTGGGATTTTTCCTGACTGCAGAAGAAAAGTCCGACTCCGACCACCCGAAGCTCCTCATGAGCTCGACCTTGGCCTCGAACCTTTCTTTGCTTACCATGAGGAGAGCATCAAGTATCCACATGAACATCCGAGATTGCCGTGGCATCCCCAGCTCATCGGCTCTCGCCACCAAAGCTCGGAGAGACTCTGGTTTCTGTGAGATTAATTGTGGGTGACTTCTCAATACGGCAGAGACCCTTTCTTCAGGAATGCCGCACTCATCCCTCAAGAACTTTAGGTTAGGATGCAATTTCTTCTCAACGCTGGAGAAGAAAAACCATCGGGTCTTCTTGAGATGCTTGAGAACGAGCTCTCTCGATCCCAAGAGACTTTCCCACATCTCCAATTTGGGGACCAAGGAACGGTGAACGTCGAGGCGCAGAATAACATCGTTCTTCAGGATGACATCGACGATATCCGACTCCGATAGGCCCAAATCACGTAAGAACTGAAACTTCGGGGCGATGTTCGTCTCCACGTTGTAGCACAGGTAATTGGGTTCCGAAGATATCACCTTCCTGATAGCGGCGCCACCGAGGCCCTGAGATCTCATGAAGTTAAGGACGGCGTCGGGTTTCTCGGTGGATCGGAGGTGCGCAAGAGGTTTAGAGAACTTGGCTGCCTCGGAGGGGGAGAACCCGCAGGAGTTCACGAGGTATTCCACCATGAAGTGGGGATCTGGAGAGATGGTGCCGCCTACGGCGGCGGCAGGGTcgacagaggaggagaagaagaggagatctcGAAGGCGGCAGGTTTCGAACAAGGGCAGAAGGCCATTGCGGCGTTGGAGTACGGAGCGGAGCGGAGCAGCAGCCATTGTGGGATAAGAGAGCAGCCGCAGCGGCACCCTAATTACAACCACCCTCCTTATACGTATTGTGTATAACCTTCGTTATGCACAAGAAATACAAAAATATaggaataaattatttatatcaaaAATATGGATAAAATGATCTTAAAATACTAATTTGACAGGTTTCATCTGTGCTTAAATATTTCAGTTTAAGTACAATTatttactttcttttcttatgaataaaaattataaaataaatattcaatattttaagttaagtgatattatttttattaaataaataaataaatataaaaattaaaatatttattacctTGGAAGGCTCGACTCTTTTTATTTAATAGGGGTGATTCCTTCGTTTTCACTACGTAGAGTTAGGCatttctatattttttaaaaaattaatttttttttattttttttattattcatgctATATGATGCGGTCTGCACctgtttgagccgtggcctcggggccgtcgcggctcggttcggggcccGGATGTCGAGGATCTCAGACTTTGGCCTCAGGGCCTCCCGGTGGCCGATTTCGACGGTCCGATCGAGTCGTCACGTCGGGGGAAGCGCCTCGCCGCAGCGTCGGGATGGGTCGGCACCATCTTCgcccctgcacataggtcgggctGGGAGccaggcccgacccctccgacggccaaGTCAGCgacgtggagggggtttaggaggaggaaaagCCTCTATGTGTTAAGTgtgtgttctctcttttgtttagGACTCGGGGGTATTATAgatgaggtttgatgttacctgacgtggcTATCTACAGGGGCAGAACTGTACCTTCGGTGGCGTCTAACACCGCCACTGAGATTGCGTGgtaggccgagctgccgcagggtatggcaagcctcgggcagtgtgtcgcccAGGGGGGAGCTACTATCATgacgtgtcacatcgccatttttacccctatcatattccccccccctcgaaaggagctatgcgtcggtttttgcatgcagggggcccgatgcatggcttctaacTTCAAGTGGGTTGGTTACGCGgatccgaggggcacgacgcaggtgggccagCCGCGCGGACGCATCTCGAGCAACACGGGGTCGAGGTGTGCAACCGAGTCGGGAAGCCGAGCAGAGTTGGACTCGGGGGtcatggagccgatgagggccgaggagcacaacgcaagcgagctggccgcgcaggtgtggtctcgggtggcgtaaagccgaagagccgaggagcacgatgcaggcgggctggccacgcaggcgtgtcccgggtggtgtaaagccgaagagccgaggagcacgacgcaggcgggctggccgcgcaggcgtgtcccgggtggcgtaaagccgaagagccgaggagcacgacgcaggcgggctggccgcgcaggcgtgtcccgagtggcgtaaagccgaagagccgaggagcacgacgcaagcgggctgaccgcgcaagcgtggtctcgggtggcataaagccgaagagccgaggagcacgacacaagcgggctggccgcgcaggcgtggtctcgggtagtATGGAGCCAAGGGGGTGACCTCGAGCATTAAGCGACtgaggaggcctcgggcattatgcggccgaggaggtgggctcggcaagcatggagccgaggcactcggcgcaggcaggctgcggccgagggacgtaaCCCGGATGGGCAAGGCGGtggatatggccgaggagttcggcgcgggcaggctggccgcgcaggtgtgtctcggggggtatggagccgaggagcacgacacaggcaggctggcggcgctggtctgtctcgggaacatggagccaaggagcacgacgcaggcgggctggtcgcggaggtgtgtctcggggatgatgggagcgaggagcacgatgcaggtggGCAGGCCACGCAGGTATGGTCTCGTTCATCATgccgccgaggagcacgacgcaggcgggctggtcgcgcaggtgtgtctcggggatgatgggagcgaggagcacgacgcaggcgggcaggccgcgcaggtgtggtctcagtcATCATGCCGTCAAGGAGCACGACGCGAgcgagcagaccgcgcaggcgtggtcgcgagggccatgcggccgagtagcacgacgcaggcgggcagaacgcgaggacgtggcctcgggcaccatgcggccgaggagcacgacacaggcggacagGCGGACAGGCtacgccgaggtagatctcggcaatGATTGGCCAAGGAGCTCGGCAATGATTGGCCAAGGAGCTCGGCAcatgcaggctgcgaccgagcggGCGCTGCATAGGcaagcaggccgcgctgaggtaggtCTCGGTAGCGTGTGGCTGAGGTGCTCGACGCAGGCAGTCTGCGACCGAGCTGACActgctcaggcgggcaagccgcgctgaAGTAGGCTCGGCGCAGGCGGTCTGCGACCGAGCGGACGctgctcaagcgggcaggccgcgctgaggtgggctcaGCGCAGGCAGTCTGCGACCGAGCGGAcgcgctgaggtgggctcggcgCAAGCAGGCTGCGACTGAGGGGCGAGATCCTGGTGGGTAAGCCGccctgagccgtggcctcggggccgtcgcggctcggttcggggcccggatgtcggggatctcagaCTTTGGCCTCAGGGCCTCCCAGTGGCCGATCTCGACGGTCCGACCCctccgacccgacccctccgacggccaagttagcgatgtggagggggtttcagatcaAGAAGTGTTTGGAGTGTCTCCCTCTTCCCCTTtagcatgcgagggtatttatagggaagcttaccctTGCAGGAgcaggtagcgtctgacactggcgtTGGCGTGGCGTGCGAGACCGAGCCTGAGCAGAATGTTTAATGTGCCATTAAAGAAAAATCCCACACCTCAATACACCTTTTGATAAGCCCTTTGCATTCTATTTCCAAAATCTCAAATTAGGGGAATAATCTACCTTCGTCGTCACAAATTAGACCATCAGCTAAGCCCTTCCTCATCCTCCGATGCCAAATGCAAGGTATCATTTCCTTTCCAGGTGCCAGCAACTCTCAAAATATCAAGCAGCTCAGGAACATTTTCTTTGTGAGGGAGAACAAACTTCTCCATGAATTTGGCATCTGAGAATACGAGAATCGATGTAAACTTGTATTTTCCAGTCCACAATCCTTTCAATTTCAACATTTCCGTCACACGAAACCGAGGAATTACCCTCTTCTGCAGACTATATAGCAAGATAGTTGGGTGGGAGGCGATGAAGGAAGTGGTGTAACCGACCACGTTGATAAAAAAATCCACTTTTCTGCGCAACATATCGAGGGAGATGCCTAAGAAGGTGGGTGCTTTCCTGACAGCAGAAGAAAACTCCGACTCCGACCACCCGAACCTCCTCATGAACTCGACCTTGGCCTCGAACCTTTCTTTGCTTACCCTATGGAGAATATTAACTGTCCACATGAACATCCGAGATTGCCGTAGCATCCCCAGCTCATCGGCTCTCGCCACCAAACCTCGGAGAGACTCTGGTTTCTGTGAGATTAATTGTGGGTGACTTCTCAAGACGACAGAGACCCTTTCTTCAGGAATGCCGCACTCATCCCTCAAGAACTTTAGGTTAGGATGCAATTTCTTCTCAGCGCTGGAGAAGAAAAACCATCGGGTCTTCTTGAGATGCTTGAGAACGAGCTCTCTCGATCCCAAGAGACTTTCCCACATCTCCAATTTGGGGACCAAGGAACGGTGAACGTCGAGGCGCAGAATAACATCGTTCTTCAGGATGACATCGACGATATCCGACTCCGATAGGCCCAAATCACGTAAGAACTGAAACTTCGGGGCGATGTTCGTCTCCACGTTGTAGCACAGGTAATTGGGTTCCGAAGATATCACCTTCCTGATAGCGGCGCCACCGAGGCCCTGAGATCTCATGAAGTTAAGGACGGCGTCGGGTTTCTCGGTGAATCGGAGGTGCGCAAGAGGTTTAGAGAACTTGGCTGCCTCGGAGGGGGAGAACCCGCAGGAGTTCACGAGGTATTCCACCATGAAGTGGGGATCTGGAGAGATGGTGCCGCCTACGGCGGCGGCAGGGTcgacagaggaggagaagaagaggagatctcGAAGGCGGCAGGTTTCGAACAAGGGCAGAAGGCCATTGCGGCGTTGGAGTACGGAGCGGAGCGGAGCAGCAGCCATTGTGGGACAAGAGAGCAGCCGCAGCGGCACCCTAATTACTTATACTTATTGTGTATAACCTTCGTTATGCACAAGAAATACAAAATTATaggaataaattatttatatcaaaAATATGGATAAAATGATCTTAAAATACTAATTTGACAGGTTTCATCTGTGCTTAAATATTTCAGTTTAAGTACAATTatttactttcttttcttatgaataaaatttataaaataaatattcaatattttaagttaagtgatattatttttattaaataaataaataaatataaaaattaaaatatttattacctTGGAAGGCTCGACTCTTTTTATTTAATAGGGgtgattcctcttcttctttttatttaatagggcatttctatatttttttttaaaaaaattaatttttattttatttttttttattattcatgctatatatattttctaaaattttattatattcatccaaatatttaaaattttatttttagatttaatatattataattattcatactataataattttgaaaatttttatcttgCATGCATTATACTAGTTGTAATATTCAATTTCTATTAGATTTGTATAAtagttgagtaaaaatattattttccctttaatgtaattttatatttttaatagattactatttattatgttttaatgactCAATTGCAATAGTTtggtatttttattataatttcatgatgttataatttgaaattaaaaaattaattatgatttagGTTGAAATTCGCTTAGTAAATCAGGCTCTATCCACGGGCTAAACTACAACCCGTAGATTCGACCCAACAGGCTAAAACTAGTTAGTCATTCAATCCGACCCAACATGGACAATCATGTGTAGTGTAGATTATTAGTTCATGAGCTATGAGCCGACATAGCTTAGTATAATATATGCATAGTCATATACAATACAGTACATCGACTAGCTTAACCTATCATATTACTATACAATCTAACTTATTATATTTACTTTATTTCATTTTTGTTCGATTGAgcgaaatctaatttgataaatttaaatcgaTTGAAGGTGACCCTGAACTGagttaatttatttaaatctatttaacataaattaaacttaatataatctaaaatatattAAGTCTACGATAGTTTTAGATCAATTAAATAAgaattagagatcggttcaactAGGTTATAATTAAATCTAATTCAATTAGATCGATTGAACTATGGTTCAAGTTAATTAAGGACTAATTGATATTAattgatattaataatatttaaaagataaattaaaaatattttaatatattattttatctcgaTATGAAAATGATCATATATGATGATTTTGTTGCCTTAATGAGGGCATGTAGAgtgattttttttaagaattagTGGGATGTGAGATATGATGGTTCCTCCATCCACTTAATCCATTGTTAGTGCGATATGGGTTCATGGACATCCGAAGAATATAAAATCATATAAtagaatatgttgaatctcggattttgttgataaaaccaattgataagtgtttatgaattaatctgctttttgagtgacgcatggtgcttcaatcaggatgagacaattaaagcaagaagaatcatgctgggccgaagaaaaacatgtcaaaagattggatatcgagccggaggatcggtcaacatatcgacaaaagggttcgggccatggattcgggcatcgggctaagaagattggatattgcgccaaagatatcggagttacggagtcaactggccgattgggcaataggccacaagagaggacgatgcgtcgaagaatcaaacgaagtgtcgagggaccaatgacatatcggacaatatgattcatacttagtattaattgtttagatcgaagtatgtttttacatgtgcagaattaactacgatagcaaggcataaagcaaagtgaagtcccggagtcaagaatacgatttcgttgggagttcgagagttagtTGGAAATccagacgtttgtcggaagttctgccgagaagttcaagagcttactaaagaagatcattggaactcgccaagaagatcgacgtgaagtccaggagcttgttgggagtccattggaatagTACCAAgatatcgtcggaagttcaccagaagatcgctagaag comes from the Musa acuminata AAA Group cultivar baxijiao chromosome BXJ1-10, Cavendish_Baxijiao_AAA, whole genome shotgun sequence genome and includes:
- the LOC135596137 gene encoding uncharacterized protein LOC135596137 — encoded protein: MAAAPLRSVLQRRNGLLPLFETCRLRDLLFFSSSVDPAAAVGGTISPDPHFMVEYLVNSCGFSPSEAAKFSKPLAHLRSTEKPDAVLNFMRSQGLGGAAIRKVISSEPNYLCYNVETNIAPKFQFLRDLGLSESDIVDVILKNDVILRLDVHRSLVPKLEMWESLLGSRELVLKHLKKTRWFFFSSVEKKLHPNLKFLRDECGIPEERVSAVLRSHPQLISQKPESLRALVARADELGMPRQSRMFMWILDALLMVSKERFEAKVELMRSFGWSESDFSSAVRKNPTFLGISLDMLRRKVDFFINVVGYTTSFIASHPTILLYSLQKRVIPRFRVWEMLNTKGLWTRRGKFSYFVKLSNTKFQEKIVLPYKEKVPELLDILRAGAEQ
- the LOC135596136 gene encoding uncharacterized protein LOC135596136, coding for MAAAPLRSVLQRRNGLLPLFETCRLRDLLFFSSSVDPAAAVGGTISPDPHFMVEYLVNSCGFSPSEAAKFSKPLAHLRFTEKPDAVLNFMRSQGLGGAAIRKVISSEPNYLCYNVETNIAPKFQFLRDLGLSESDIVDVILKNDVILRLDVHRSLVPKLEMWESLLGSRELVLKHLKKTRWFFFSSAEKKLHPNLKFLRDECGIPEERVSVVLRSHPQLISQKPESLRGLVARADELGMLRQSRMFMWTVNILHRVSKERFEAKVEFMRRFGWSESEFSSAVRKAPTFLGISLDMLRRKVDFFINVVGYTTSFIASHPTILLYSLQKRVIPRFRVTEMLKLKGLWTGKYKFTSILVFSDAKFMEKFVLPHKENVPELLDILRVAGTWKGNDTLHLASEDEEGLS